A window of Leclercia adecarboxylata contains these coding sequences:
- a CDS encoding class I SAM-dependent methyltransferase, whose translation MSELTILDMCCGSRMFWFDKQDKRAVFSDIRAEEHTLCDGRHLVISPDVIADFRALPFAENTFPVVVFDPPHLERVGDDAWMGKKYGRLNKDSWRDDLRAGFAEAFRVLRPHGVLIFKWNETQIPVSQILALTDVKPIIGQRTGKNDKTHWIIFVKD comes from the coding sequence ATGTCCGAGCTTACTATTTTGGACATGTGCTGCGGTTCTCGCATGTTCTGGTTCGATAAGCAGGATAAGCGCGCCGTATTCAGCGACATCCGCGCCGAGGAGCACACCCTTTGTGATGGACGCCATCTGGTCATCAGTCCGGATGTGATCGCCGACTTCCGTGCGCTTCCGTTCGCTGAGAACACTTTCCCTGTGGTGGTGTTCGACCCGCCACATCTTGAACGCGTTGGTGACGATGCCTGGATGGGTAAGAAATACGGGAGGCTGAACAAAGACAGCTGGCGCGACGATCTGCGCGCCGGGTTTGCTGAGGCGTTCCGGGTCTTGCGGCCACACGGCGTTCTCATCTTCAAATGGAACGAAACGCAGATCCCGGTTAGCCAGATTCTGGCGCTTACAGACGTTAAGCCAATCATCGGCCAGCGCACCGGGAAGAATGACAAGACCCACTGGATAATTTTTGTGAAGGACTAA
- a CDS encoding DUF1367 family protein has translation MAQLQLIKQSSGILIPATPETSDFLHSKCKLGAVLVADFKQVRNPAFHRRFFALLNLGFEYWEPTGGAISSNERKLVTGYAKFLASIGGSEAALLDAAEQYLEQVGSRRITNGISLCKSFDAYRAWVTIESGHYDTIQLPDGTLRKHPRSIAFANMDETEFQQLYRAALDVLWRWILSRAFRDQREAENAAAQLLSFGG, from the coding sequence ATGGCGCAGTTACAACTCATCAAGCAGTCATCAGGAATCCTGATCCCGGCCACGCCCGAGACCAGCGATTTTCTGCATTCAAAATGTAAGCTCGGCGCCGTGCTGGTGGCCGACTTTAAACAGGTCCGTAACCCGGCCTTTCATCGTCGCTTCTTCGCTCTGCTAAACCTCGGCTTCGAATACTGGGAGCCAACCGGCGGTGCTATCTCATCCAACGAACGCAAGCTGGTGACCGGCTATGCGAAGTTCCTGGCCTCGATCGGTGGTAGCGAAGCTGCACTGCTGGACGCTGCTGAGCAGTATCTCGAGCAGGTGGGCAGCCGCCGCATCACCAATGGCATCAGCCTGTGCAAATCCTTCGACGCCTACCGCGCTTGGGTGACCATCGAATCCGGCCACTATGACACCATCCAGCTGCCTGACGGAACCCTCCGGAAACATCCCCGCAGCATCGCCTTCGCCAATATGGACGAGACCGAGTTTCAGCAACTCTACAGGGCCGCGCTCGATGTACTGTGGCGCTGGATTCTGTCACGGGCATTCAGGGACCAGCGCGAGGCCGAGAACGCCGCTGCGCAGCTGCTGAGCTTCGGGGGCTGA
- a CDS encoding recombination protein NinG has protein sequence MAKLPRKKCINKSCRQWFHPVRNGQVVCCYECATAVAKAQTAKNRAEALRAEKKRQREEEKAGRQRRKERLAELRPAGYYKAQAQQAFNAFIRARDADLPCISCGETNPPDLHGGQWDCGHFKTVGANPELRFEERNAHKQCKSCNAGSGKYTAKEATVAKNYEDGLIARYGQEYVDWLNGPHEMTNYRRDDFIRIRDEYRAKLKELKQQVAA, from the coding sequence ATGGCTAAACTACCTCGCAAAAAATGCATCAATAAATCGTGCCGCCAGTGGTTTCACCCGGTGCGCAACGGGCAGGTGGTCTGCTGCTACGAGTGCGCCACCGCCGTTGCCAAAGCGCAGACCGCGAAGAATCGGGCCGAGGCTCTGCGTGCTGAGAAGAAACGCCAGCGCGAAGAGGAGAAGGCGGGGCGCCAGCGCCGCAAGGAGCGACTGGCAGAACTACGGCCTGCGGGTTACTACAAGGCACAGGCTCAGCAAGCATTCAACGCCTTCATCCGCGCGCGTGATGCTGATTTGCCATGCATCAGCTGTGGAGAGACCAATCCTCCCGATCTGCACGGCGGCCAGTGGGATTGCGGTCACTTCAAAACGGTAGGCGCTAACCCTGAGTTGCGATTTGAAGAGCGCAACGCGCATAAGCAATGCAAGTCCTGCAATGCCGGCTCCGGTAAGTACACAGCCAAAGAGGCGACTGTGGCTAAGAACTACGAAGACGGGCTGATCGCTCGTTACGGGCAGGAGTATGTCGACTGGCTGAATGGACCTCACGAAATGACCAATTACCGCCGCGATGACTTCATCCGGATCCGCGACGAGTATCGCGCAAAACTCAAAGAACTTAAGCAGCAGGTGGCCGCATGA
- a CDS encoding YlcG family protein, with the protein MKPELIESLRMRWLRLRIYRRPGTVLVDYRILRNFIRIYQIAGAAA; encoded by the coding sequence ATGAAACCAGAACTGATTGAATCGCTTCGCATGCGCTGGCTGCGCCTCCGCATTTATCGCCGCCCGGGTACGGTGCTGGTGGACTACCGCATTCTTCGAAACTTTATTCGCATCTACCAGATTGCAGGAGCTGCAGCGTGA
- a CDS encoding bacteriophage antitermination protein Q yields MNTQYLEFVRQQLIVATADLSGATKGQLMAWLENAQFETKTFKRKKPRVKDEVTGEMITLDNPPIPGKQSHAKGSHIPLVQPVEYSTASWRRAVLSLEEHQKAWLLWNYSENTRWENQVAITQWAWAEFMAQLGTRKIAGKTMDRLKALIWLAAQDVKEVLAGRDPYQYGDLAALVGVNKTNWSQNYVEHWEKMTGLFCRLDTSSLKQVSRSRSQQKATNYQPSIAEMN; encoded by the coding sequence GTGAACACTCAATACCTGGAATTTGTACGCCAGCAGCTCATCGTTGCGACCGCAGATCTGAGCGGGGCGACGAAAGGGCAGTTGATGGCCTGGCTGGAGAACGCCCAGTTTGAAACGAAGACCTTTAAGCGGAAGAAGCCGCGCGTGAAGGATGAAGTGACTGGGGAGATGATAACGCTGGATAACCCTCCGATCCCCGGCAAACAGTCACACGCGAAGGGCTCACACATCCCTCTGGTTCAGCCGGTCGAATACTCCACCGCATCGTGGCGCCGGGCGGTCCTGTCGCTTGAGGAGCACCAGAAAGCATGGTTGCTATGGAACTACAGCGAAAACACGCGCTGGGAGAACCAGGTGGCGATTACCCAATGGGCCTGGGCCGAGTTCATGGCGCAACTGGGCACCAGGAAGATTGCCGGCAAAACCATGGACAGGCTGAAGGCGTTAATCTGGTTGGCGGCGCAGGACGTGAAGGAGGTATTGGCGGGGCGTGACCCTTATCAGTATGGGGATCTGGCCGCGCTGGTGGGCGTGAACAAAACCAATTGGTCTCAGAACTATGTCGAGCATTGGGAGAAGATGACAGGGCTGTTTTGCCGCTTGGATACCAGCTCACTGAAGCAAGTTTCGCGATCACGTTCACAACAAAAAGCAACAAATTACCAACCAAGTATTGCAGAAATGAACTAA
- a CDS encoding class II holin family protein, whose protein sequence is MLRMDKITTGAAYGASAGSVLNGILNAYSPEQWNAIGVLVGIVVAVLTYLTNLYFKIREENRRNRSRHEPDVEE, encoded by the coding sequence ATGTTACGAATGGACAAAATAACCACAGGCGCAGCTTATGGCGCCTCTGCGGGGAGCGTGTTGAACGGCATTCTTAACGCATACAGCCCTGAGCAGTGGAACGCCATCGGCGTGCTGGTGGGCATAGTAGTTGCTGTTCTTACGTACCTGACAAATTTGTATTTCAAAATCCGCGAAGAAAACCGTCGCAACAGGAGCCGGCATGAACCCGACGTTGAGGAATAA
- a CDS encoding lysozyme — MNPTLRNKLVAAIAGGSGAITIAAVMLGNADGLEGRRYYAYQDVVGVWTVCDGHTGTDVRRGHRYTDRECDALLQSDLRKVAAAIDPLIKIRIPETTRAALYSFTYNVGAGAFGKSTLLKKLNTGDVAGACKELQRWTYAGGQQWKGLITRREIERSVCEWQQKPQLFNGGAGPLNAGTPPSAPGVF; from the coding sequence ATGAACCCGACGTTGAGGAATAAGCTGGTGGCCGCAATCGCTGGCGGCTCGGGAGCTATCACGATTGCAGCAGTAATGCTGGGCAATGCTGATGGGCTGGAAGGGCGACGTTATTACGCTTACCAGGATGTCGTTGGCGTCTGGACTGTATGCGATGGGCACACTGGAACTGACGTACGCCGCGGTCACCGCTATACCGACCGGGAATGCGATGCTCTATTGCAGTCAGACCTGCGCAAGGTGGCAGCAGCCATCGATCCACTGATTAAGATTCGTATCCCTGAAACCACCAGGGCGGCGCTTTACTCGTTCACATATAACGTGGGCGCTGGCGCATTCGGCAAATCCACGCTGCTGAAAAAGCTGAATACTGGTGATGTAGCTGGTGCCTGCAAAGAGCTTCAGCGCTGGACGTATGCTGGCGGGCAGCAGTGGAAAGGCCTCATCACCCGGCGCGAGATAGAACGCTCAGTCTGTGAGTGGCAGCAAAAGCCGCAGCTGTTTAACGGTGGCGCCGGGCCGCTTAACGCAGGAACTCCACCATCAGCCCCGGGAGTATTCTGA
- the lysC gene encoding Rz1-like lysis system protein LysC has protein sequence MQRTRTHWSHREPRQISKWLLRMMTALIGLCLLQLLTGCGNSRTVYVKIPVVPLPANLTAETQHPAIPDPLTYGASLDLNVSLLSALGQCNIDKASIRKVEVSRASQ, from the coding sequence ATGCAAAGAACCAGAACGCACTGGAGTCACAGAGAGCCCAGGCAGATATCAAAGTGGCTGTTGCGAATGATGACTGCGCTAATCGGCCTGTGCCTACTGCAGCTGCTGACCGGCTGCGGCAATTCGCGGACAGTTTACGTGAAGATTCCGGTGGTGCCGCTTCCGGCAAACCTGACAGCTGAGACGCAACATCCAGCCATTCCCGACCCGCTGACCTACGGGGCCAGTCTGGATCTGAATGTGAGTCTGCTGTCGGCGCTGGGCCAGTGCAACATCGATAAGGCCAGTATCAGGAAGGTTGAAGTATCGCGAGCCTCACAATAG
- a CDS encoding Acb2/Tad1 domain-containing protein yields the protein MSEAKPQDGSTVKGYRTLTEGDIQVMNRLKDVSRHFLSLLDTAKETGADPRWVAMAKTEMQKACMFACRSVAKPDEDC from the coding sequence ATGAGCGAAGCAAAACCGCAGGACGGAAGCACCGTAAAGGGATATCGAACCTTAACGGAAGGTGACATTCAGGTGATGAACCGCCTCAAAGACGTAAGCCGACATTTTTTGAGCTTGCTGGATACCGCCAAAGAAACCGGCGCTGATCCGCGCTGGGTTGCAATGGCGAAAACTGAGATGCAAAAGGCATGCATGTTCGCCTGCCGCTCAGTGGCAAAGCCTGACGAAGACTGCTAG
- a CDS encoding terminase small subunit yields MALTDKQDMFCREYLIDLNATQAAIRAGYSVKTANRIAAKLLSKVDIQNRIAELKTKRNEVVGIDADYVLRRLVEIDQMDVLDILNDDGSLRPITSWPKAWRISLTGLDISTTIQNFDEETAETILKKIKWPDKVKNLELLGKHVRVQAFKEQVEQKVTATHSIMPVPSCDNVDDWEAAAQKQQNEVLGG; encoded by the coding sequence ATGGCACTCACCGACAAACAAGATATGTTCTGTCGCGAGTACCTCATCGATTTAAACGCCACGCAAGCGGCTATTCGGGCGGGGTACAGCGTCAAAACTGCCAACCGCATCGCCGCCAAGTTATTGTCAAAAGTTGACATCCAAAACAGAATCGCCGAACTCAAAACGAAGCGCAATGAAGTTGTGGGTATTGATGCCGATTATGTGCTCCGGCGCTTGGTTGAGATCGACCAGATGGATGTATTGGACATCCTGAATGACGACGGCAGCCTAAGGCCGATCACCTCATGGCCTAAAGCCTGGCGAATTTCGCTAACCGGTTTGGACATCAGCACGACCATTCAAAACTTCGACGAAGAGACCGCCGAGACCATCCTTAAAAAGATTAAGTGGCCTGATAAGGTTAAAAACCTCGAATTGCTCGGCAAGCATGTGCGCGTGCAGGCATTCAAAGAGCAGGTGGAGCAGAAGGTCACCGCAACCCACAGCATCATGCCGGTCCCGTCCTGCGATAACGTAGACGACTGGGAAGCAGCAGCGCAGAAGCAACAGAACGAGGTTCTTGGTGGATGA
- a CDS encoding terminase codes for MNYKAVWKPLPGSQSLSLSCPCNEILYEGTRGPGKTAAQLARFRRLVGLGYGSFWRGVIFDTEYKNLTDIITQSKRMYRLFNDGARYLASASELRWVWPTGEELLFRFGKEEGDYWDYHGQEFPFIGFNELTKQQSGEFYEMMFSCRRSSFRPENYPRDDGSLLKPIPLETFSTTNPFGIGHTWVKKRFIEPAPRGTIIRETQKVFNPQTEREEDVTLTRVAIHGSFKENPYLDPQYIATLMAIKDPNRRKAWVEGSWDVTSGGRFDHLWNASLHVIKPFRIPDSWTVDRSHDWGESKPFSNLWWARADGTAAELPDGRQFCPPAGSLILIGEWYGCPPDELNKGLNMSSTNVAKGVAWVDKRLVGEELAEPEEIKLNGVTQGQLNIMPGICKKVIPGPADGAIYNTGDDELSIAQKMESQGVKWVPSNKKPGSRVNGAALFADMLEAVIEGKKLESGMPEKPAFYVFDYCRGWISRVPVLVRDSKNPDDVDTQQEDHDWDGTRYAVLHSPPKKVGKVTNLRI; via the coding sequence ATGAATTACAAAGCCGTCTGGAAACCTTTGCCGGGATCGCAGTCGCTCTCCCTGAGTTGCCCGTGTAACGAAATTCTCTACGAGGGGACGCGCGGACCGGGTAAAACTGCCGCGCAGCTGGCGCGCTTTCGTCGCCTGGTTGGTCTGGGCTACGGCTCGTTCTGGCGTGGCGTGATATTCGATACCGAGTATAAAAACCTCACCGATATCATCACCCAGTCAAAGCGCATGTATCGCCTGTTTAATGACGGCGCACGCTATCTGGCGTCAGCGTCTGAACTACGCTGGGTGTGGCCAACTGGCGAAGAGCTGCTGTTCCGCTTCGGGAAGGAGGAGGGCGACTACTGGGACTATCACGGTCAGGAGTTCCCGTTCATCGGCTTTAACGAGCTGACCAAGCAGCAGTCGGGTGAATTCTACGAGATGATGTTCTCCTGCCGACGCTCATCGTTCAGGCCGGAGAACTATCCGCGGGATGATGGCTCGTTACTAAAGCCGATCCCGCTGGAGACGTTCAGCACCACGAACCCGTTTGGCATCGGCCATACCTGGGTGAAGAAACGCTTCATCGAGCCAGCTCCCCGCGGCACCATCATTCGCGAGACGCAAAAGGTGTTCAACCCGCAGACCGAGCGAGAAGAGGACGTGACGCTGACGCGCGTTGCGATTCATGGCTCGTTCAAAGAGAACCCATATCTCGACCCGCAGTACATCGCAACACTGATGGCAATCAAAGATCCCAACCGGCGCAAAGCCTGGGTTGAGGGTTCCTGGGACGTTACCAGCGGCGGACGCTTTGACCATCTGTGGAATGCCTCGCTGCACGTCATTAAGCCGTTCCGCATTCCGGACAGTTGGACTGTTGACCGCTCCCATGACTGGGGCGAGTCGAAGCCGTTCTCAAACCTGTGGTGGGCACGCGCCGACGGCACCGCCGCCGAGCTGCCTGATGGTCGCCAGTTCTGCCCGCCTGCCGGGTCGCTGATCCTGATTGGGGAATGGTATGGCTGCCCGCCTGATGAACTCAACAAAGGTCTGAATATGTCGTCCACAAACGTCGCCAAAGGTGTGGCGTGGGTGGATAAGCGGCTGGTGGGCGAAGAGCTTGCTGAGCCCGAAGAGATAAAACTCAACGGGGTAACTCAGGGGCAACTGAACATCATGCCCGGCATCTGCAAGAAGGTTATACCCGGCCCGGCTGACGGGGCTATCTACAACACCGGCGATGACGAACTCTCCATTGCCCAGAAGATGGAATCGCAGGGCGTTAAGTGGGTTCCATCCAACAAGAAACCGGGATCGCGCGTGAACGGCGCGGCCCTGTTTGCTGACATGCTTGAGGCCGTCATTGAAGGTAAGAAGCTGGAATCAGGCATGCCAGAGAAGCCAGCATTCTACGTATTCGACTACTGCAGGGGCTGGATAAGCCGTGTTCCGGTGCTCGTGCGCGACAGTAAGAACCCTGACGACGTAGATACCCAGCAGGAAGATCACGACTGGGATGGCACACGCTACGCCGTCCTCCATTCACCGCCGAAGAAAGTCGGCAAAGTCACCAACCTACGGATCTAA
- a CDS encoding DUF4055 domain-containing protein codes for MPDISTPNLDYGNMVQAWDINDALMGGTLYMRQLGEAYLPRWPKEDKEDYKKRLAVATLLPAYEETINQNVGRVFAEPIQLGENVPDALREFAKNVDLEGSRLDVWAQAFFSLAMQYGLSHALVDYPRIDAEQVKTKADEKATGARPYVTMLNPRQVIGWKSKMTGGKVVLTALRIKEVVVEDGDDFGQTKVEQIRLLTPGQVQIYRKATGADGQANWALHDEWTTSRQDITLVTLYTKRTGFMCGSPPLLNMALLNVKHWQSQSEQDNILHVARVPILTVFGLEEGQELVIGSSSAASFNDRQKQGLEYVEHTGSSIGAGKESLAELVEQMRQAGAKLLRTDNTSTKSVDQTSEEKMQEQSPLYTMATSLEDAIDNILQIMAEYIGEKDGGSVDVRTELDVESKEFNPPAALAIQSLRQGGDLRRIDAIKALQKLNLIDADADPEKVLDELLTESASLTEPPLDEV; via the coding sequence ATGCCTGATATTTCAACCCCCAATCTGGACTATGGGAACATGGTGCAGGCGTGGGACATTAACGACGCCCTGATGGGCGGTACGCTGTACATGCGCCAGTTGGGTGAGGCTTATCTCCCGCGCTGGCCGAAAGAGGATAAAGAGGATTACAAAAAGCGCCTGGCTGTGGCCACGCTCCTCCCGGCATACGAAGAGACGATCAACCAGAACGTCGGACGCGTTTTCGCGGAGCCAATCCAACTGGGCGAGAACGTCCCGGATGCTCTGCGCGAGTTCGCGAAGAACGTGGATCTTGAAGGCAGTCGCCTCGATGTATGGGCGCAGGCGTTCTTCAGCCTGGCGATGCAGTACGGTCTGTCCCATGCGCTGGTGGACTACCCTCGTATCGATGCCGAACAGGTGAAGACCAAGGCTGATGAAAAGGCCACCGGCGCACGCCCCTACGTGACGATGCTGAATCCCCGCCAGGTGATCGGCTGGAAGTCGAAGATGACCGGGGGCAAGGTGGTGCTCACGGCTCTGCGTATCAAAGAGGTGGTGGTCGAAGACGGTGACGACTTCGGGCAGACGAAAGTAGAACAGATACGCCTGCTCACGCCCGGGCAGGTGCAAATCTACCGCAAGGCCACTGGTGCCGACGGCCAGGCGAACTGGGCGCTGCACGATGAATGGACAACATCCCGGCAGGACATCACCCTGGTCACGCTCTACACCAAACGCACCGGCTTTATGTGTGGCTCACCGCCGCTGCTCAATATGGCGCTGCTGAACGTCAAGCACTGGCAGAGCCAGAGCGAGCAGGACAACATCCTCCACGTCGCCCGGGTGCCCATCCTCACCGTGTTCGGGCTGGAGGAGGGGCAGGAGCTGGTAATTGGTTCTTCATCTGCGGCAAGTTTCAATGATCGGCAGAAACAGGGCCTCGAGTACGTCGAGCACACCGGCTCCTCCATCGGCGCTGGCAAAGAGTCGCTGGCTGAGCTGGTGGAGCAGATGCGCCAGGCTGGCGCGAAGCTGCTGCGCACCGACAATACCTCGACCAAGTCCGTAGACCAGACCTCAGAAGAGAAGATGCAGGAGCAGTCCCCGCTCTACACCATGGCAACCAGCCTGGAAGACGCGATCGACAACATCCTGCAAATCATGGCCGAGTACATCGGGGAGAAAGACGGCGGCAGTGTCGATGTCCGCACTGAACTGGATGTCGAGTCGAAAGAGTTCAACCCTCCGGCGGCGCTGGCTATTCAGTCCCTGCGTCAGGGTGGTGACCTCCGTCGTATTGATGCCATCAAAGCCCTGCAGAAGCTCAACCTGATTGATGCTGATGCCGACCCTGAGAAGGTCCTGGATGAACTACTGACTGAATCGGCCTCGCTGACGGAACCGCCACTGGACGAGGTGTGA